A single region of the Triticum dicoccoides isolate Atlit2015 ecotype Zavitan chromosome 2B, WEW_v2.0, whole genome shotgun sequence genome encodes:
- the LOC119366977 gene encoding cell number regulator 10-like — protein MPAATMEPGTTPWSTGLFDWADDHGVCLLGWCCPCIAVGRMAEILDKGATSSGAGAALYMAIGVLSGWQCQWIYSCVYRTKMRAQYGLQETPCPDCCVHFC, from the coding sequence ATGCCAGCAGCCACCATGGAGCCCGGAACCACCCCCTGGTCAACGGGCTTGTTCGACTGGGCCGACGACCATGGCGTCTGCTTGCTGGGGTGGTGCTGCCCGTGCATCGCGGTGGGGCGGATGGCGGAGATCCTGGACAAGGGGGCGACGTCAAGCGGCGCCGGCGCGGCCCTGTACATGGCGATAGGGGTGCTGTCGGGGTGGCAGTGCCAGTGGATCTACTCCTGCGTGTACCGCACCAAGATGCGCGCCCAGTACGGGCTCCAGGAGACCCCCTGCCCGGACTGCTGCGTCCACTTCTGCTGA
- the LOC119360339 gene encoding probable ubiquitin-conjugating enzyme E2 23, protein MNAVAEDAVASSTNIHQIQEGDLVRVGPNGDHGMVAHLPELYYTGQPLLPAATFRIFRVDGTMETAEARDITIIDRGYFRSGQFVVSASDIHGRVGVVTESNTTLDLVKVVSHGEPPVMAMSGVAPGCLRRVRELCLGDFVVSGPWLVQESAPPAYQDPADLTFFCSAYDCYWGVGDRCFLLRDTQEEAPKKENTMHQRKQPTRKLLQLDGRRRTRQRQPVEVEQPMSVASTRTTVDVLWQDGTSQSGVPSTALLPYQMTSEHEFFPGFYVVDGVAPAADAVAVVDDATEQTTEKKRVGVVRCVNSEDQTVGVSWLTEATEIDTLSAYDLALQPGPHVFYGRVVVRRPPSGCPPDDAAATDLSWVGHVVDLVDGRVQVKWADNTVSLVLPHEISIVTEQYFWELEAEMGGVGDDWVEVNSVDDECEDEDSANSAYNELQNPPERINVQGDIDSATEEDDDSVDEDDSAATKASRKGAIIEYMSQLGHQVLAQTMRYFGNRLLLSSLGSELAGATANEGANVAVTDGHHSTSNHDVIHAMAAALTSSDTCTNDDDCAERGKNIEQATGDEDQFRFPYFDVTHSPLDHHYIDNAGQGTSGGKRWVKAVQKEWKILENNNLPDTIYVRVFEDRMDLLRAVIVGASGTPYHDGLFFFDLHLPPSYPDMPPMVYYHSFGLRLNPNLYNSGTVCLSLLNTFGGEASEVWSPSTSSLLQAVVSIQGLILNDQPYYNEVGYQAPVDKPEGCRNALPYNENAYLLTLWTMLHLFCRPPCGFEGFIKDHFCRRGRFILRACEAYLRGCVVGMLDGDACATKGSKDDRSCSAGLRLALSNMLPKLVAALAEIGAEGCECDQFHELHDLLIGGDRVQRCSLNYQVH, encoded by the exons ATGAACGCCGTCGCCGAGGATGCCGTGGCATCTAGTACCAATATTCATCAGATTCAGGAGGGTGACCTCGTTAGGGTCGGGCCGAATGGCGACCATGGCATGGTGGCCCATCTCCCGGAGCTATACTACACCGGCCAACCTCTTCTCCCAGCTGCCACGTTCAGGATTTTCCGTGTCGACGGCACAATGGAGACCGCAGAGGCACGCGACATCACCATCATAGACAGGGGCTACTTCCGCAGTGGCCAATTCGTCGTGTCGGCGTCAGATATTCATGGTCGGGTCGGCGTCGTCACGGAATCCAACACCACGCTCGACCTCGTGAAGGTCGTCAGCCACGGGGAGCCACCGGTCATGGCGATGAGCGGGGTGGCGCCGGGATGCCTGCGGCGCGTCCGAGAGCTCTGCCTCGGCGACTTCGTCGTGTCCGG CCCA TGGCTCGTCCAGGAGTCCGCTCCTCCGGCCTACCAGGATCCTGCCGATTTGACCTTCTTCTGCTCCGCCTACGATTGCTACTGGGGCGTTGGGGATCGCTGCTTCCTTCTTCGAGACACACAAGAAGAAGCACCGAAAAAGGAGAACACGATGCACCAACGGAAGCAGCCGACCCGGAAGCTCCTCCAGCTGGATGGGCGTAGGCGGACGCGGCAGAGGCAGCCGGTGGAGGTCGAGCAACCCATGAGCGTCGCCAGCACCCGCACCACCGTCGACGTGCTCTGGCAGGACGGCACGAGCCAGAGTGGGGTGCCGTCCACTGCTCTTCTCCCCTACCAGATGACGAGCGAGCACGAGTTCTTCCCGGGCTTCTACGTTGTCGACGGCGTGGCGCCCGCAGCTGATGCTGTAGCCGTCGTAGACGATGCTACTGAACAGACGACTGAGAAGAAGCGCGTCGGCGTTGTCCGATGCGTGAATTCCGAGGACCAAACAGTAGGTGTGTCGTGGTTGACAGAGGCCACAGAGATCGACACCCTGAGCGCCTACGACTTGGCATTGCAACCAGGTCCCCATGTTTTCTACGGACGTGTCGTCGTACGCCGGCCGCCATCGGGATGTCCTCCTGACGATGCCGCTGCTACCGATCTTTCATGGGTCGGCCATGTTGTTGACCTCGTTGACGGCCGTGTCCAAGTTAAGTGGGCCGACAACACTGTGTCATTG GTGTTGCCCCATGAGATTAGTATCGTCACTGAGCAGTACTTCTGGGAACTAGAGGCTGAAATGGGCGGTGTCGGCGATGACTGGGTGGAGGTTAACAGCGTCGACGATGAGTGCGAAGACGAGGATTCAGCAAATAGTGCG TACAATGAACTGCAAAACCCACCTGAACGTATCAATGTCCAGGGTGACATTGATTCAGCGACTGAGGAGGACGACGATTCGGTGGATGAAGATGACAGTGCAGCAACAAAAGCAAGCCGGAAGGGTGCTATCATCGAGTATATGTCCCAACTGGGACACCAAGTGTTGGCTCAAACCATGAGATATTTTGGCAACAGGTTGTTGTTGTCGTCACTGGGCTCGGAATTAGCTGGAGCGACGGCCAACGAGGGAGCAAATGTGGCTGTAACCGATGGTCATCACAGTACAAGCAATCATGATGTGATTCACGCCATGGCGGCTGCACTAACCAGCAGCGACACATGTACAAATGATGACGACTGTGCCGAGAGGGGCAAAAATATTGAACAAGCCACCGGTGATGAAGATCAGTTTCGCTTCCCATATTTTGATGTTACACATAGTCCTCTTGATCACCATTACATCGACAATGCGGGGCAG GGCACTAGTGGTGGAAAGAGGTGGGTGAAGGCGGTGCAAAAAGAATGGAAAATACTGGAGAACAACAACTTGCCAGACACCATATATGTGCGCGTGTTCGAGGACCGCATGGACCTGCTCAGGGCCGTGATAGTTGGTGCGAGCGGGACACCCTACCACGACGGGCTCTTCTTCTTCGACCTGCACCTGCCGCCATCCTATCCTgatatgcctccgatggtgtactacCACTCATTCGGTCTTCGCCTCAACCCCAACCTCTACAACTCTGGCACAGTGTGCCTCAGCCTTCTCAACACCTTTGGTGGAGAGGCATCTGAAGTCTGGTCACCATCTACATCAAGTCTCCTACAGGCCGTCGTCTCTATACAGGGTCTTATACTCAACGACCAACCATACTACAATGAGGTCGGTTATCAGGCCCCAGTTGACAAGCCAGAGGGATGCCGCAACGCACTGCCATACAATGAAAATGCTTACTTGCTCACCCTTTGGACGATGCTCCACTTGTTCTGCCGACCGCCATGTGGATTTGAGGGATTCATTAAGGATCACTTCTGCCGCCGAGGGAGGTTCATTCTTCGAGCATGTGAGGCATACCTCAGAGGGTGTGTAGTTGGCATGCTCGATGGTGATGCATGCGCCACCAAGGGAAGCAAGGACGATAGATCATGCTCAGCCGGGTTAAGACTGGCGCTTTCCAACATGCTGCCGAAGCTCGTGGCAGCACTAGCAGAGATTGGCGCCGAGGGGTGTGAGTGTGACCAGTTCCACGAGCTGCATGACCTTCTTATCGGCGGCGATCGAGTGCAACGttgctcactaaattatcaagtgcACTAG